A single window of Desulfovibrio sp. G11 DNA harbors:
- the bioA gene encoding adenosylmethionine--8-amino-7-oxononanoate transaminase, whose product MTTTVEKCCPGHMCEPLRGVFVAGSGTDVGKTVCAGALLRALRQMRMPVQAVKPVQTGIPASAHAVSAQSDAAVYTAAVAGVASTGRLQPAAMLHCFELPASPHLAAAREGKKLDCMSLRGDILAHWATVPARALLLEGAGGLRVPLNEDEDMLDLMAVLGLPVFLVGGNYLGCLNHILLSIDALRHSGLELAGLALVPSVDPDAGCPGVDTAAMLADNARILRHRLGRTGSDAPVVELPRLKNLDEGGWDKLARLLTPVALRMAQAWSEPALAGGQASSEEQNLVRRDRAAVWHPYASALDFPPLNAVRRTWANRIVLADGRELVDGMSSWWAAVHGYNNPHLLDALRVQAGRMPHVMFGGLTHEPAVALAERLLGLMPEGLERVFFSDSGSVAVDVALKMALQYQYARGETGRTCFLTPRGGYHGDTIGAMSVCDPVTGMHGLFAGMLPRQLFMEQPSCGFDQPFDPASLDNARQMLEQHGKKIAAVILEPVVQGAGGMWFYHPEYLRGLAQLCRDADTLLIFDEIATGFGRTGKMFAAEWAGISPDILCCGKALTGGVLTLAATVCNKRVAEGICRDGGVFMHGPTFMANALACAVAGASLDLLSSGRWRQQVGDIERDLRTGLAPCRDMPGVAHVRVLGAIGVVEMKEPVNTRTLQAFFVDQGVWLRPFNRLIYLMPPYVTPAGDTLRLCAAVEEALRQGAHLS is encoded by the coding sequence GTGACCACAACTGTTGAAAAATGTTGCCCTGGCCACATGTGCGAACCTTTGCGCGGCGTTTTTGTGGCGGGATCAGGTACGGACGTGGGTAAAACAGTGTGCGCTGGCGCTTTGTTGCGCGCCTTGCGGCAGATGCGTATGCCCGTTCAGGCTGTCAAACCGGTGCAGACAGGGATTCCTGCAAGCGCACATGCCGTTTCAGCACAATCTGATGCGGCCGTGTATACAGCCGCAGTGGCGGGAGTCGCCTCCACAGGCAGACTGCAGCCTGCGGCAATGCTGCATTGTTTTGAACTGCCCGCCTCACCACACCTTGCCGCTGCGCGGGAAGGAAAAAAATTGGATTGCATGAGCCTGCGTGGGGATATTCTTGCCCACTGGGCGACTGTTCCGGCCCGGGCCCTTTTGCTGGAAGGAGCAGGCGGCCTGCGTGTGCCGCTCAACGAAGATGAAGATATGCTGGATCTTATGGCAGTTCTGGGCTTGCCTGTTTTTCTTGTGGGCGGCAACTACCTTGGCTGCCTGAACCATATTCTTCTTTCCATTGATGCGCTGCGTCACAGCGGGCTTGAACTGGCAGGGCTTGCGCTTGTTCCTTCGGTCGACCCCGATGCCGGATGTCCCGGAGTTGATACCGCAGCCATGCTGGCGGACAACGCCCGTATTCTGCGTCACCGGCTTGGTCGGACCGGCAGTGATGCGCCGGTGGTAGAATTGCCGCGTCTGAAAAATCTGGACGAAGGTGGGTGGGACAAACTGGCCCGTTTGTTGACTCCTGTGGCCTTGCGCATGGCTCAGGCATGGTCCGAACCTGCCCTCGCCGGCGGGCAGGCATCTTCGGAAGAGCAGAATCTGGTACGCAGGGACAGGGCAGCAGTCTGGCATCCTTATGCCTCAGCCCTGGATTTTCCTCCGCTTAATGCCGTGCGACGCACCTGGGCAAACCGTATTGTTCTGGCAGACGGCAGAGAGCTTGTGGACGGCATGTCTTCGTGGTGGGCGGCTGTGCACGGTTACAACAACCCGCACCTGCTTGACGCCCTGCGCGTACAGGCCGGGCGCATGCCTCACGTCATGTTCGGGGGGCTTACGCATGAGCCTGCCGTGGCATTGGCCGAAAGGCTGCTCGGGCTTATGCCCGAAGGTCTTGAGCGCGTCTTTTTTTCCGATTCCGGCTCTGTAGCCGTTGACGTTGCTCTCAAAATGGCGCTGCAATACCAGTATGCCCGGGGGGAAACCGGGCGTACCTGTTTTCTGACTCCGCGCGGCGGCTATCACGGTGATACTATCGGGGCCATGTCTGTATGTGATCCTGTGACCGGTATGCACGGTCTGTTTGCAGGCATGCTGCCTCGTCAGCTTTTTATGGAGCAGCCTTCCTGCGGATTTGATCAGCCCTTTGACCCGGCCAGTCTGGACAATGCTCGTCAGATGCTTGAACAGCACGGCAAAAAGATCGCTGCCGTTATTCTTGAGCCTGTGGTACAGGGAGCAGGGGGCATGTGGTTTTATCATCCGGAGTATCTGCGCGGGTTGGCGCAGTTGTGCCGCGATGCCGATACGCTGCTTATCTTTGATGAAATTGCCACTGGCTTCGGACGCACGGGCAAAATGTTCGCGGCTGAATGGGCCGGCATCAGTCCGGATATCCTTTGCTGCGGCAAAGCTCTTACGGGGGGGGTACTCACCCTTGCCGCCACAGTCTGCAACAAGCGTGTTGCCGAGGGCATCTGCCGGGATGGCGGGGTGTTCATGCACGGGCCTACCTTCATGGCCAATGCTCTGGCCTGCGCTGTGGCGGGGGCCAGTCTGGACCTGCTTTCTTCCGGCAGATGGCGGCAACAGGTGGGAGATATTGAGCGCGACCTGCGCACAGGTCTTGCCCCGTGCAGGGATATGCCCGGCGTGGCCCATGTTCGTGTGTTGGGCGCAATAGGGGTGGTGGAGATGAAGGAGCCTGTCAACACGCGCACGCTACAGGCTTTTTTTGTGGATCAGGGGGTGTGGCTGCGTCCCTTTAACCGGCTTATCTACCTTATGCCGCCTTATGTGACTCCCGCCGGGGATACACTCCGGCTGTGTGCTGCGGTAGAGGAAGCCCTGCGCCAGGGGGCGCATTTGTCGTGA
- a CDS encoding sigma-54 interaction domain-containing protein translates to MALNTDGIIGQSTSLAEVFKVLGKVAPTDSTVLVTGESGTGKELLVRALHSNSSREDKPFVPINCGAIPKELLESELFGHEKGAFTHAIRSRPGRFELADGGTIFLDEIGEMDLSLQVKILRVLQEKEIERVGGSGSKKVDVRIVAATNRDLEAEVAAGRFREDLYYRLNVIPLHLPPLRERGGDVLVLARHFLTHFCGKKKRPVLVLDDDARRVLSAYTWPGNVRELENFMERLSILVDGDVVHPQDLPGKILDQVGDIASLPEVEDIAAGADEAGAVENIVAAAPSTGMDAVENEKMAAASAAAPDNGAGQQAGTFVWPDLSVLEARGLTLKDFLDAVEGRLIDEALDKALGVKNQAAELLGIKRTTLIEKLKKRNA, encoded by the coding sequence ATGGCGTTGAATACAGACGGCATTATTGGCCAGAGCACAAGCCTGGCAGAGGTTTTTAAAGTTCTCGGCAAGGTTGCGCCTACCGACAGCACTGTGCTTGTAACCGGGGAATCCGGAACAGGCAAGGAATTGCTGGTGCGCGCCCTGCACTCCAACAGCAGCCGCGAAGATAAGCCCTTTGTTCCCATCAACTGCGGAGCCATACCTAAAGAATTGCTTGAAAGTGAACTTTTCGGACATGAAAAGGGAGCATTTACACACGCCATTCGTTCCCGTCCGGGGCGTTTTGAGCTGGCCGACGGCGGCACGATATTTCTTGACGAAATAGGCGAAATGGACCTGAGCCTTCAGGTCAAGATATTGCGGGTGCTCCAGGAAAAGGAGATCGAACGCGTTGGGGGAAGTGGCAGCAAAAAAGTGGACGTACGCATTGTGGCGGCCACCAACCGTGACCTTGAAGCTGAGGTGGCTGCCGGGCGCTTTCGCGAAGACCTTTATTATCGCCTCAATGTCATCCCGCTGCACCTGCCGCCCCTGCGTGAAAGAGGGGGGGATGTGCTCGTGCTGGCGCGGCACTTTCTGACCCATTTTTGCGGCAAGAAAAAGCGCCCGGTTCTTGTCCTTGACGATGATGCGCGCCGTGTGCTTTCTGCCTACACTTGGCCCGGCAATGTGCGCGAGCTTGAAAATTTCATGGAACGGTTGAGCATTCTTGTAGATGGGGATGTGGTACACCCGCAGGACCTGCCCGGCAAGATACTTGACCAGGTAGGAGATATTGCATCCCTGCCGGAAGTGGAAGATATTGCCGCAGGTGCTGATGAAGCAGGTGCTGTCGAAAATATTGTTGCCGCTGCGCCCTCTACGGGGATGGATGCGGTTGAAAATGAAAAAATGGCGGCAGCCTCCGCTGCCGCGCCGGACAATGGAGCGGGCCAGCAGGCGGGTACTTTTGTCTGGCCTGACTTGAGCGTACTGGAAGCGCGTGGTCTGACTCTGAAAGATTTTCTTGATGCCGTTGAAGGGCGCCTTATTGATGAAGCACTGGATAAAGCTCTGGGCGTCAAGAATCAGGCGGCAGAACTACTGGGCATCAAGCGTACGACTCTTATTGAGAAACTCAAAAAGCGCAATGCGTGA
- a CDS encoding MucR family transcriptional regulator has product MDDYLKEALEITRAQAGVRVMSEEEIATFIQKVALGIRAVAEGEAPSEMDSAEMAQEGRKSVKEKSVTCLECGKSFKILTKRHLAGHDMTTAEYREKWGFKKDAPLVCKALQRERRKKMKDMKLWEKRRKAQ; this is encoded by the coding sequence ATGGACGATTATTTGAAAGAAGCCCTGGAAATTACCAGGGCACAAGCTGGTGTGCGCGTGATGAGCGAAGAAGAGATCGCAACCTTTATACAAAAGGTCGCTCTCGGCATCCGCGCTGTTGCCGAAGGTGAAGCTCCTTCCGAAATGGACAGTGCGGAAATGGCTCAGGAAGGCCGCAAGTCCGTCAAGGAAAAGTCCGTCACCTGCCTTGAATGTGGCAAGAGCTTCAAGATTCTGACCAAGCGTCATCTCGCCGGTCATGATATGACGACTGCCGAATACCGCGAAAAATGGGGTTTCAAGAAGGATGCCCCCCTTGTTTGCAAGGCTCTTCAGCGTGAGCGCCGCAAAAAAATGAAAGACATGAAATTGTGGGAAAAGAGGCGTAAAGCCCAATAG
- a CDS encoding DUF4851 domain-containing protein encodes MKRMRQICFLALLLVFTTGCTAALQRGMVGPTYVSTARPAISLGVKDMPLIAGGQGQVNLDWTGVMGGLPVSVWMAAYGQGQPRSSLAIVAQVELSQGWYWNSDSTPPFSVDQANEVIGDTTFVACTFIADSSRDPFALLAGVQPDGPPVRWLVRSFTSRFNFNADKIILEYREPLPPQMEFLEVLTIGQTDQLIAFEQRARNAFVVGPVPENLKGLADPYMQNVRWQFMDQRFLGTASRYDVFKMN; translated from the coding sequence ATGAAAAGAATGCGTCAAATCTGTTTTCTGGCTCTGCTGCTGGTGTTTACCACCGGCTGTACTGCCGCTCTACAGCGGGGAATGGTCGGGCCGACCTATGTATCCACCGCCCGTCCGGCCATCAGTCTGGGAGTCAAGGATATGCCGCTTATTGCCGGAGGCCAGGGGCAGGTCAACCTGGACTGGACCGGTGTTATGGGCGGCCTGCCGGTGTCGGTCTGGATGGCGGCTTATGGTCAGGGGCAGCCGCGCTCGTCCTTGGCTATCGTAGCCCAGGTTGAACTGTCGCAGGGCTGGTACTGGAACAGCGACTCCACGCCGCCCTTCAGTGTGGATCAGGCCAATGAGGTTATAGGCGATACAACATTTGTCGCCTGCACTTTCATCGCGGACAGCTCGCGTGATCCTTTTGCCCTGCTGGCCGGTGTACAGCCGGACGGGCCCCCGGTGCGCTGGCTTGTGCGCAGCTTTACCTCACGGTTTAACTTCAATGCCGACAAGATTATTCTTGAGTATCGTGAACCGCTGCCGCCGCAGATGGAATTTCTCGAAGTGCTGACCATCGGGCAGACTGACCAGCTGATAGCTTTTGAACAGCGCGCCCGCAATGCCTTTGTGGTGGGGCCTGTTCCTGAAAACCTGAAAGGCCTTGCTGACCCGTATATGCAAAATGTGCGCTGGCAGTTTATGGATCAACGTTTTCTTGGCACTGCATCAAGATATGATGTTTTCAAGATGAACTGA
- a CDS encoding tetratricopeptide repeat protein yields MVSAGDRKLIFYINSSDAPLSPLVRAGHAPAMGALVKAVELVSGQLHVELSTQASSIVRRPAPDRLDIEFFAAGLPRGAQAFPKKKPVGGFWSFWPLSEAHAASRESAVQGGPSSPTGRQAVVGKVNTGGPEDWPESRALSTVTQPVKPDGAAPLTGEREQGAARETGDTPVGKDAAIDPAAGRQMEAGRTSPGAGSTPDTGHQSVSPAAAGGAVVSGSVRNASSAGVAATPGGTAASDPATSGQGKRSEAGTVSGKVNEQTVGIPAARQPEEEVSKAPEERPVIYVDEQGNPVPRPINPEIVMEEAERLIRERKYIEALPQLEKLRSLPGLHPEMLEKALYYISDCTWARYADNPLAGYEAIVSSTSEAMNANLRSPRVPEALLRLGLANVNVGNLVDAGGYIVALLRRYPDYPGVAQGFTALGKAQLKRRLDERAEQSFSMVLDKYPESSYLQEASVGLAEAFNRQKKFQNAQLILDFISKRWPRYYIDEPSFLLLQAGNDEALGKTGPALGLYWLYYNLVPGHEGNDELLLRLGDMYARQGGWISAEFVYRYVERVFAGTASASVARLRLAEKGIYDSPISYTEMSAVFAKDQGGALWKVYTDLAASSRTAPAAVLARLKEAMWLYWDKKYTEAMGKAADFIDAYPENANVPQAKDLIWASFQQELNNSLAEGNYGRILILWNGFPLVRERYGALDPRMRYALAQGMLERGDEAAALGMMAEFLKSPMDPNYGEAAFTEFFNRYLKAGAWDKVLDLGKLVSTWPMNRQLRNQLDYALALSAQNLNLTGPALAMWAQLADRQDIPLYQRAYATYFLARDAEQRKDIKDSYELNRKVIDLFTRLQEERSDKADPQRIKDAMAALMDISEVANRVPEALEWVGRYNAYASPESPEYPGLRFREARLYRKLGDAVRAQALLEDVVRNYPNSPFAQAAAGELRTFEVSRDLQNFLPGGSSEAGQPAPEQAREEGKAASAPAAAQ; encoded by the coding sequence ATGGTCTCTGCGGGTGACAGAAAGTTAATTTTTTACATTAACTCTTCAGACGCACCTTTGTCTCCGCTGGTCCGGGCCGGGCATGCGCCCGCCATGGGGGCGCTTGTCAAAGCTGTAGAACTTGTCAGTGGCCAGTTGCACGTTGAGCTTTCCACCCAGGCATCGAGCATTGTGCGCCGACCTGCTCCGGACAGGCTGGATATAGAGTTTTTTGCCGCCGGGCTGCCTCGTGGTGCGCAGGCGTTTCCGAAAAAAAAACCTGTGGGCGGCTTCTGGAGTTTCTGGCCGCTCTCTGAAGCTCATGCGGCCTCCCGTGAATCTGCTGTACAAGGCGGCCCGAGCAGCCCGACGGGGCGGCAGGCGGTGGTTGGCAAGGTAAATACCGGCGGTCCCGAAGACTGGCCGGAAAGCAGGGCGCTTTCAACCGTAACACAGCCTGTGAAGCCGGATGGCGCCGCCCCCCTGACCGGAGAACGAGAGCAGGGAGCGGCCCGCGAAACTGGTGATACACCTGTCGGTAAAGACGCCGCCATTGATCCTGCTGCCGGAAGGCAGATGGAGGCGGGGCGAACTTCCCCCGGCGCAGGAAGTACGCCTGATACTGGTCATCAGTCTGTAAGCCCTGCGGCGGCTGGGGGGGCTGTTGTCTCCGGTTCCGTGCGGAATGCGTCCTCTGCAGGAGTCGCAGCTACGCCGGGAGGAACGGCTGCTTCTGATCCGGCCACGTCCGGACAAGGGAAGCGTTCTGAGGCTGGTACTGTCTCCGGCAAGGTCAACGAGCAGACCGTGGGGATTCCCGCTGCCCGGCAGCCCGAAGAAGAAGTATCCAAGGCGCCGGAGGAACGCCCGGTAATCTATGTGGACGAGCAGGGAAATCCCGTTCCCAGGCCCATTAATCCGGAAATCGTTATGGAAGAAGCCGAAAGGCTTATCCGTGAACGCAAGTATATTGAAGCTCTGCCCCAGCTGGAAAAACTCAGAAGCCTGCCGGGACTGCATCCGGAAATGCTTGAAAAAGCCCTGTACTACATCAGCGACTGCACATGGGCGCGGTATGCGGATAATCCTCTGGCAGGATATGAGGCGATTGTATCCTCCACCAGCGAAGCGATGAACGCCAACCTGCGTTCGCCCCGTGTGCCCGAGGCGCTGCTGCGTCTGGGGCTGGCCAATGTCAATGTGGGCAACCTCGTTGATGCCGGCGGTTATATTGTTGCCCTTTTGCGCCGCTACCCGGACTATCCCGGTGTTGCCCAGGGGTTCACCGCTCTTGGCAAGGCACAGCTCAAAAGACGTCTTGATGAAAGGGCAGAACAGTCCTTTTCTATGGTGCTGGATAAATACCCAGAATCTTCCTACCTGCAGGAAGCCTCCGTCGGATTGGCGGAAGCCTTCAACAGGCAGAAAAAATTTCAAAATGCCCAACTTATTCTCGATTTTATAAGCAAGCGCTGGCCGCGCTATTATATTGACGAACCGTCTTTTCTGCTTTTGCAAGCGGGCAATGATGAGGCTCTCGGCAAGACCGGGCCTGCGCTTGGCCTATACTGGCTGTACTACAATCTTGTTCCCGGACATGAGGGTAATGACGAGCTTTTGCTGCGCCTCGGCGATATGTATGCCCGTCAGGGGGGCTGGATCAGCGCTGAATTTGTGTATCGTTATGTGGAACGGGTGTTTGCGGGTACGGCATCTGCCTCGGTGGCCCGTTTGCGTCTGGCGGAAAAAGGCATCTACGATTCACCCATCAGCTATACTGAAATGAGCGCGGTCTTTGCAAAGGATCAGGGCGGCGCCCTCTGGAAAGTATATACTGACCTCGCGGCTTCTTCCAGAACCGCGCCTGCGGCTGTTCTGGCCCGCCTGAAAGAGGCCATGTGGCTCTACTGGGATAAAAAATATACAGAAGCCATGGGAAAAGCTGCTGATTTTATTGACGCTTATCCTGAAAACGCCAATGTCCCCCAGGCCAAAGATCTTATCTGGGCGTCTTTTCAGCAGGAATTGAACAATTCACTGGCAGAGGGCAATTACGGGCGTATCCTGATTTTATGGAATGGCTTTCCCCTGGTGCGTGAACGCTATGGAGCGCTTGACCCACGTATGCGTTACGCGCTTGCCCAGGGCATGCTGGAACGCGGGGATGAAGCCGCAGCCCTGGGGATGATGGCAGAATTTCTGAAAAGTCCTATGGACCCCAATTACGGCGAAGCTGCTTTTACAGAATTTTTCAACCGTTATCTCAAGGCTGGCGCGTGGGACAAAGTGCTGGATCTGGGAAAGCTGGTTTCTACCTGGCCCATGAACAGGCAGTTGCGCAACCAGCTTGATTATGCCTTGGCGCTGTCCGCACAAAACCTCAATCTGACCGGGCCTGCACTCGCCATGTGGGCGCAGTTGGCCGACCGGCAGGACATACCGCTTTACCAGCGGGCCTATGCAACATATTTTTTGGCCCGCGATGCCGAGCAGCGCAAGGATATAAAAGATTCCTACGAACTGAACCGTAAGGTCATAGATCTTTTTACCCGACTTCAGGAAGAGCGTTCGGACAAGGCTGACCCGCAGCGCATCAAGGATGCCATGGCCGCACTTATGGATATCAGTGAAGTTGCCAACCGGGTTCCGGAGGCACTGGAGTGGGTGGGGCGCTATAATGCCTACGCGTCTCCCGAATCGCCAGAATATCCCGGCCTGCGCTTTCGTGAGGCACGCCTGTACCGCAAGCTCGGGGATGCGGTACGCGCTCAGGCATTGCTGGAAGATGTGGTACGCAACTATCCAAACTCTCCTTTTGCCCAGGCGGCGGCAGGAGAACTGCGAACATTTGAGGTTTCACGCGACTTGCAAAACTTTTTGCCCGGCGGTTCTTCGGAGGCCGGGCAGCCTGCGCCGGAGCAGGCTCGGGAAGAAGGAAAGGCCGCCTCCGCCCCGGCGGCTGCACAGTAG
- the bioB gene encoding biotin synthase BioB, giving the protein MTELYTAANPAEALKLVSLPEDELFVGATQLRRATFDNRITLCAIINARSGNCGMDCRFCSQSKHNHTPIETFSLLPDDELRGRILALATQPVAHIGVVTSGGALSGEEFDRLLGVLRSLPEYVLKRVCASLGKLSAVQLAQLMDIGLDRYHHNLETSRRYYPSICTTQTWDQRKATVERVFGAGMTACTGGLFGLGESWRDRIDFAFALKSLGVTHVPMNFLHPHPETPLAGQPPLTAGEALRIVAVFRHILPTATLRICGGRPLVLGARQKEIFAAGANALMTGDYLTTQGRGLVDDLAMIDSLGLEVDCDHNC; this is encoded by the coding sequence ATGACAGAACTTTATACGGCGGCAAATCCCGCCGAGGCACTGAAGCTTGTATCGCTTCCGGAAGATGAGCTTTTTGTCGGAGCTACGCAATTGCGCAGAGCGACTTTTGACAACAGGATAACGCTTTGTGCCATCATCAATGCACGTAGCGGCAACTGTGGCATGGATTGCCGTTTTTGTTCACAGAGCAAACATAACCATACCCCAATTGAAACCTTTTCCCTTTTGCCCGACGATGAGCTGCGAGGGCGAATCCTGGCGCTGGCCACGCAACCCGTAGCGCACATAGGTGTGGTTACCAGTGGCGGGGCACTTAGCGGTGAGGAATTTGACCGTTTGCTGGGAGTGCTGCGCTCCCTGCCGGAGTATGTACTCAAACGTGTTTGTGCATCCCTGGGCAAGCTTTCTGCCGTTCAGCTTGCACAATTGATGGATATCGGTCTTGACCGATATCACCATAATCTTGAAACTTCCCGCCGGTATTATCCCAGCATCTGTACCACACAAACATGGGACCAGCGCAAAGCAACGGTGGAACGTGTGTTCGGCGCAGGTATGACGGCCTGCACAGGTGGCCTGTTCGGCCTTGGAGAAAGCTGGCGTGACCGTATAGACTTTGCTTTTGCCCTCAAGTCGCTGGGGGTGACGCATGTGCCCATGAATTTTCTGCATCCTCACCCGGAAACGCCGCTCGCGGGCCAGCCGCCGCTTACAGCCGGAGAAGCCTTGCGCATTGTGGCTGTTTTCAGGCACATACTGCCCACGGCTACCTTGCGCATCTGCGGAGGCCGACCGCTGGTGCTAGGGGCGCGGCAGAAAGAAATTTTTGCAGCCGGGGCGAATGCTCTGATGACTGGCGATTACCTGACTACTCAGGGCCGCGGCCTGGTTGATGATCTTGCCATGATTGATTCTCTTGGTCTGGAGGTTGATTGTGACCACAACTGTTGA